One genomic region from Arthrobacter sp. FB24 encodes:
- a CDS encoding WD40/YVTN/BNR-like repeat-containing protein, protein MGCMATEQSYVLAIGTKKGLWLATSHDRQTWSMSGPHFLMSEVPSIGIDTRDGRTRIMVGVRSEHWGPTVAHSDDLGATWTEPEQGAIKFPDGTDAAVERIWQIYPDAESRPGVVWAGAEPISVWKSTDGGEHFELNRGLWDHPHRSEWGAGYGGAAAHSIVVNPSGENVHVAMSTGGVYRSLDGGSSWEPRNKGISAYFMPDPNPEFGQCVHKIAADAAVEGRLYAQNHHGVYRTDDNGENWDSIAEGLPADFGFVMLTHPRRAGTAWVVPLKADGERIPPDGKLAVHRTDDAGQTWKRLDSGLPQGEYNAVLRDAASVDSAEPAGVYFGTRGGSVYASPDEGEHFTEVASHLPDVLCVRAAVVSAALVPDAPVPV, encoded by the coding sequence ATGGGGTGCATGGCCACCGAACAGAGTTATGTCCTAGCAATCGGAACCAAAAAAGGGCTGTGGCTGGCGACCAGCCACGACCGGCAGACATGGTCCATGTCCGGCCCTCATTTCCTGATGAGCGAAGTCCCCAGCATCGGCATCGACACCCGCGACGGCCGTACCCGGATCATGGTGGGTGTCCGCTCCGAGCACTGGGGGCCCACTGTCGCGCACTCGGATGACCTCGGCGCGACATGGACCGAGCCGGAACAGGGCGCCATTAAGTTCCCGGACGGCACTGACGCCGCGGTGGAGCGCATCTGGCAGATTTACCCGGACGCCGAATCCCGCCCCGGGGTTGTCTGGGCCGGGGCCGAACCCATTTCCGTGTGGAAGTCCACGGACGGGGGCGAACACTTCGAACTCAACCGCGGACTCTGGGACCACCCGCACCGCAGCGAATGGGGTGCAGGGTACGGCGGAGCGGCCGCGCACTCAATCGTCGTCAATCCCTCCGGGGAAAATGTGCACGTAGCCATGAGCACCGGCGGCGTTTACCGCTCGCTCGACGGCGGTTCCTCCTGGGAGCCGCGGAACAAGGGAATCTCTGCGTACTTCATGCCTGATCCCAACCCCGAGTTCGGCCAGTGCGTGCACAAGATCGCGGCCGATGCCGCCGTCGAGGGCCGGCTGTACGCCCAGAACCATCACGGCGTGTACCGCACGGATGACAACGGAGAGAACTGGGATTCGATAGCGGAAGGACTTCCGGCCGATTTTGGCTTTGTGATGCTCACCCATCCCCGGCGGGCAGGCACGGCGTGGGTGGTCCCGCTAAAGGCCGACGGCGAACGCATTCCGCCGGACGGGAAGCTGGCAGTACACCGGACGGACGATGCCGGGCAGACCTGGAAACGCCTTGATTCCGGGCTGCCGCAGGGCGAATACAACGCGGTGCTCCGTGACGCTGCCTCGGTTGATTCCGCGGAACCGGCCGGGGTGTACTTCGGAACGCGCGGAGGCTCGGTCTACGCCAGCCCGGACGAGGGCGAGCACTTCACCGAAGTGGCGTCACATCTTCCGGACGTCCTGTGCGTCCGCGCTGCGGTAGTGTCCGCGGCCCTGGTGCCAGACGCTCCGGTACCCGTTTAA
- a CDS encoding universal stress protein: MSPERFSGPPPLVVGVLPGQHAEVLHSATGLAEKLGVPLLCAYVDEASYLVEWDPARSAHRLSLHPDKDDADVRAVSEELRGVVGAACASKSVEWTLRILSGDPARALGRVAAEANASMIIVGTPERGLGHRLSAALNGSVAAWLTHHQDRPVLVVPAHMGAHRDTPA; this comes from the coding sequence ATGTCTCCTGAACGCTTCAGCGGTCCGCCTCCCCTGGTGGTCGGAGTGCTGCCCGGCCAGCACGCAGAGGTACTGCACTCGGCTACCGGCCTCGCAGAAAAACTGGGCGTTCCGTTGTTGTGCGCCTACGTGGACGAGGCAAGCTACCTGGTCGAGTGGGACCCGGCGCGGTCAGCGCACCGGCTGTCCCTGCATCCGGACAAGGACGACGCCGACGTCCGGGCCGTGAGCGAAGAGCTCCGCGGCGTCGTGGGGGCCGCCTGCGCATCGAAATCGGTGGAATGGACACTGCGGATCCTGTCCGGGGACCCCGCCCGCGCCCTGGGGCGTGTGGCAGCGGAGGCCAACGCCTCCATGATCATTGTGGGAACACCCGAGCGCGGTCTGGGCCACCGCCTCTCGGCAGCCCTCAACGGTTCCGTGGCTGCGTGGCTGACCCACCACCAGGACCGCCCCGTCCTGGTGGTCCCGGCACATATGGGCGCCCACCGGGACACCCCCGCGTGA
- a CDS encoding DinB family protein → MTAVPGKVLHGYERNCRELERWLASASDADLRRTSAGTRWTNEELLFHMVFGYMVVQALLPLVRIFGVLPAPLSRGFAWMLNAGTAPFDVVNYLGSKAAARVYNRRRMAAKLRRVTRSLERRMRRETAAAMARGMSFPDRWDPFFTPWMSLAEVYAYPIEHFDFHATQLSLGGSQPQETRGRKTGRKTL, encoded by the coding sequence GTGACCGCCGTTCCGGGCAAGGTCCTGCATGGCTATGAGCGCAACTGCAGGGAACTCGAGCGGTGGCTGGCCTCCGCGTCCGACGCGGACCTCCGCCGCACCAGCGCCGGCACCCGCTGGACCAACGAGGAGCTTCTGTTCCACATGGTTTTCGGCTACATGGTGGTGCAGGCGCTGTTGCCCCTGGTACGGATCTTCGGGGTGCTCCCGGCGCCTTTAAGCCGGGGGTTTGCGTGGATGCTGAATGCCGGAACCGCACCGTTCGACGTCGTCAATTACCTCGGATCCAAGGCTGCGGCCCGCGTGTACAACCGCAGGCGGATGGCCGCGAAGCTCCGGCGGGTGACGCGCTCCCTTGAGCGGCGGATGCGGCGCGAGACAGCCGCCGCGATGGCCCGCGGGATGTCCTTTCCGGACCGTTGGGACCCGTTCTTCACACCCTGGATGTCCTTGGCAGAGGTCTACGCCTATCCCATCGAACATTTCGACTTCCATGCCACCCAGCTCAGCCTGGGCGGGAGTCAGCCTCAAGAGACAAGGGGCAGGAAGACAGGACGAAAGACCCTGTGA
- a CDS encoding MFS transporter, whose translation MTTAPIPTPTAAVTAPLYAAGFVTAFGAHSIAAGMGAHSGDIGLSLLNLGVLLAVYDLAEVVLKPVFGALSDRIGTKPVVVAGLFAFALMSLIGLWGSNPLMLGLARIGQGAAASAFSPASSAMVARLAGRNAGTYFGRYGSWKSLGYVAGPLIGAGLIFLGGFTLLFAALAILAAATAVWAMVTLPQLAPLPRPRYTLLDLARQVTHRSFLVPTLVLAAATGALGTAIGFLPALATRHGLDPVAAVAAVSVLALASAATQPWIGRLRDGGRLHDGPGMTAGLLLTAAGIAAVALLPGPVTIFCAAAAIGTGIGVATPLGFAHLAATTPPERLGRTMGTAELGRELGDAGGPLLVGAVATASALPLGLGVLAAAVTAASLLGVGSIGRRAPSPEPAAKP comes from the coding sequence GTGACCACAGCGCCAATCCCCACGCCGACCGCAGCCGTCACCGCGCCACTGTACGCCGCAGGCTTTGTCACAGCCTTTGGTGCCCACAGCATCGCAGCCGGGATGGGCGCCCACAGCGGTGATATCGGCCTGAGCCTGCTCAATCTGGGCGTCCTCCTGGCTGTTTACGACCTCGCCGAGGTGGTGCTGAAACCGGTCTTCGGAGCTTTGAGCGACCGCATCGGCACAAAGCCGGTGGTCGTGGCAGGGCTTTTCGCGTTTGCGCTGATGTCGTTGATCGGATTGTGGGGCTCCAACCCCCTGATGCTCGGGCTCGCCCGGATCGGCCAGGGCGCCGCCGCCTCGGCGTTTTCCCCGGCGTCCTCGGCGATGGTGGCCAGGCTTGCCGGCCGCAACGCAGGAACGTATTTCGGCCGCTACGGCTCGTGGAAAAGCCTGGGCTACGTCGCGGGCCCGCTGATCGGTGCCGGCCTGATCTTCCTGGGCGGCTTCACCCTTCTCTTTGCCGCCCTGGCCATCCTCGCGGCGGCCACTGCGGTGTGGGCGATGGTGACGCTGCCGCAGCTGGCCCCTCTGCCCCGCCCGCGGTACACGCTGTTGGATCTTGCCCGCCAGGTAACCCATCGGAGCTTCCTCGTGCCTACGCTCGTTCTTGCGGCAGCCACCGGGGCCCTGGGCACAGCCATCGGCTTCCTCCCTGCGCTGGCAACGCGGCACGGCCTGGACCCTGTGGCGGCCGTTGCCGCGGTCAGCGTGCTGGCACTCGCGTCCGCTGCCACCCAACCCTGGATCGGCCGCCTGCGTGACGGGGGCCGGCTCCATGACGGCCCCGGCATGACAGCCGGGCTGCTGCTGACGGCGGCCGGAATCGCCGCGGTGGCACTGCTTCCGGGACCGGTCACCATTTTTTGCGCTGCGGCGGCCATCGGCACGGGAATCGGTGTTGCCACGCCGCTGGGCTTCGCGCACCTTGCCGCCACCACTCCGCCTGAGCGTTTGGGAAGGACCATGGGAACAGCCGAGCTGGGACGGGAGCTTGGCGACGCCGGTGGTCCGCTCCTGGTTGGCGCCGTGGCTACAGCTTCAGCTCTGCCGCTGGGCCTCGGAGTCCTTGCCGCGGCCGTCACCGCCGCGTCCCTGCTCGGCGTCGGCAGCATCGGCCGCCGGGCGCCGTCGCCGGAACCGGCCGCCAAACCGTGA
- a CDS encoding metal-sensitive transcriptional regulator — MDSAEDAGPRTVDAGTVPQHGYTSNKEAYLRRLKRIEGQVRGIARMVDEDKYCIDILTQVAAVNKALHAVSLGLVEEHIGHCVVGAASEPDPELRAEAIDFKVKEATDAIGRLLR; from the coding sequence ATGGACTCAGCAGAAGACGCCGGACCCCGGACCGTGGACGCCGGAACCGTCCCCCAGCATGGCTACACCTCGAACAAAGAGGCATACCTGCGCCGGCTCAAACGCATTGAAGGCCAGGTCCGCGGCATCGCCAGGATGGTGGATGAGGACAAGTACTGCATCGACATCCTCACCCAGGTTGCGGCCGTGAACAAGGCCCTGCACGCAGTGAGCCTGGGCCTCGTCGAGGAGCACATCGGTCACTGCGTCGTGGGTGCCGCCTCCGAACCGGACCCGGAACTCCGCGCGGAAGCCATCGACTTCAAGGTCAAGGAGGCCACCGATGCCATCGGGCGCCTGCTGCGGTAG
- a CDS encoding heavy-metal-associated domain-containing protein, whose product MSPVSTTVNVSGMTCGHCVSSVSEELEALEGVETVDVDLNAGGISTVTITSDKALSRSEIGEAVAEAGYLVVANEA is encoded by the coding sequence ATGAGCCCCGTATCCACCACCGTGAACGTGTCCGGCATGACCTGCGGACACTGCGTGTCCTCCGTGAGCGAAGAACTGGAAGCACTGGAAGGCGTGGAAACGGTCGACGTCGACCTCAACGCCGGCGGCATCTCCACCGTCACCATCACATCCGATAAGGCCCTTTCCCGTTCCGAGATCGGCGAAGCCGTAGCCGAGGCCGGTTACCTGGTGGTGGCCAACGAGGCCTGA
- a CDS encoding heavy metal translocating P-type ATPase, giving the protein MSNEQLLHQPGTRVIELDIEGMTCASCVGRVERKLGKLDGVEASVNLPLESAQVTVPAGITDEQITATVEAAGYKARVRPPRYPRRGGDAEISAGSTTSGGPPADGDHLTHPAAAAQLKTRLIVAAILTVPVFAISMVPAFQFSNWGWVAGVLALPVVTWAAWPFHRAAAINARHFASTMDTLVSLGVTAAYLFSAWQLLADPRMTEHPGMEMGTGGLYFEVASVVTTFLLLGRFLEANAKQKAGDALKALLNLGAKDAAVLVDGAELRIPADQLMVGDVVVVRPGEKIATDGVVVDGASAVDTSLVTGESVPVEVAPGSPVTGATINTSGRLLVRATRVGSETTLAQMARLVARAQTGKAPIARLADRISAVFVPIVLAIAVLTFVLWIVFSGPVIEPAEIRAAFTAAVAVLVIACPCALGLATPVGLLTGTGRGAQLGILIKGPQVLEDTRTVDTILLDKTGTVTTGHLAVYGTLAFGTYSSAEVLRLAGAVEAASEHPVAQAIAAAALSAERRNDGGRLPAVEHFRSAPGGGVSGTVQGRLVIAGRTGWLRDNDITVTTEQQEALGAAEESGATAIWVAVDGEPAGIVSLRDTIKPGSAAAISRLKQLGLRPILLTGDNAAVAEQVATAVGIPPEDVFAGVLPEGKVDAVRKLQAGGATVAMAGDGVNDAAALAQADLGIAMGSGTDVAIEAADLTVMGNDLGQVAQAIELSRRTLATIKANLFWAFFYNAVGIPVAALGLLNPMIAGAAMAASSVLVVANSLRLRSFGKTGGRGA; this is encoded by the coding sequence GTGAGTAACGAGCAACTGCTGCACCAGCCGGGAACCCGGGTCATCGAACTCGACATCGAAGGCATGACCTGCGCTTCATGCGTCGGCCGGGTGGAACGCAAGCTCGGAAAGCTCGACGGCGTCGAAGCCTCGGTAAACCTGCCCCTCGAATCGGCCCAGGTCACGGTCCCCGCCGGCATCACCGACGAACAGATCACGGCCACGGTAGAGGCGGCAGGCTACAAAGCCCGGGTGCGGCCCCCGCGCTACCCGAGACGGGGTGGCGACGCTGAGATTTCGGCCGGCTCAACCACAAGCGGTGGGCCGCCCGCGGACGGCGACCACCTAACGCACCCTGCCGCCGCTGCCCAACTTAAAACGCGGCTCATCGTTGCCGCCATCCTCACCGTCCCGGTGTTCGCGATATCGATGGTTCCGGCGTTCCAGTTCTCCAACTGGGGCTGGGTGGCGGGGGTGCTCGCCTTGCCGGTGGTGACGTGGGCGGCCTGGCCGTTCCACCGCGCTGCGGCCATCAACGCCCGGCACTTCGCATCCACTATGGACACCCTGGTCTCCCTCGGCGTCACGGCCGCTTACCTGTTCTCCGCCTGGCAGTTGCTGGCCGATCCCCGCATGACCGAACACCCCGGCATGGAGATGGGTACGGGCGGACTGTACTTCGAGGTGGCCTCCGTGGTCACCACGTTCCTGCTGCTGGGCCGCTTCTTGGAAGCCAACGCGAAGCAGAAGGCGGGCGACGCCCTGAAGGCGCTGCTGAACCTGGGCGCCAAGGATGCCGCGGTCCTGGTTGACGGCGCCGAGCTCAGGATTCCCGCCGACCAACTCATGGTGGGCGACGTCGTAGTGGTCCGCCCCGGCGAGAAAATCGCCACGGACGGCGTGGTGGTTGACGGTGCCTCGGCCGTGGACACCTCCCTGGTGACGGGCGAGTCGGTACCCGTCGAGGTGGCTCCGGGCAGCCCTGTCACCGGGGCCACGATCAACACCTCCGGCCGCCTGCTGGTCCGTGCCACCCGGGTCGGATCCGAAACCACGCTGGCCCAGATGGCCCGGCTGGTTGCCCGGGCGCAGACCGGAAAGGCCCCCATCGCCCGCCTGGCGGACCGCATCAGTGCGGTGTTCGTTCCGATTGTGCTGGCCATCGCCGTCCTCACGTTCGTGCTCTGGATCGTCTTCAGCGGCCCGGTGATTGAGCCTGCCGAAATCCGCGCGGCGTTCACGGCGGCTGTGGCGGTTTTGGTCATCGCCTGCCCTTGCGCCCTGGGCCTGGCCACGCCGGTGGGCCTCCTGACCGGCACGGGCCGCGGGGCGCAGCTGGGGATCCTGATCAAAGGCCCCCAGGTGCTTGAAGATACCCGCACCGTGGATACCATCCTGCTGGACAAGACCGGCACCGTGACCACCGGCCACCTGGCCGTGTACGGCACGCTGGCCTTCGGCACGTACAGCAGCGCCGAAGTGCTGCGCCTTGCGGGCGCCGTCGAGGCCGCCTCCGAGCACCCCGTGGCCCAGGCCATTGCGGCTGCTGCGCTCTCCGCGGAGCGCAGGAACGACGGCGGGCGGCTTCCCGCCGTCGAACACTTCCGTTCCGCGCCGGGAGGCGGGGTATCCGGAACCGTGCAAGGCCGGCTGGTCATCGCCGGACGGACGGGCTGGCTGCGGGACAACGACATAACGGTCACGACGGAACAGCAGGAGGCACTCGGGGCCGCCGAAGAATCCGGTGCCACCGCCATCTGGGTTGCCGTGGACGGGGAACCTGCGGGCATAGTCTCCCTGCGCGACACCATCAAGCCCGGATCGGCTGCCGCGATTTCACGGCTGAAGCAGCTGGGCCTCCGGCCGATCCTGCTGACCGGGGACAATGCCGCAGTGGCCGAGCAGGTGGCCACCGCCGTCGGCATCCCTCCGGAAGATGTGTTCGCGGGGGTCCTGCCGGAGGGCAAGGTCGACGCCGTGCGGAAACTGCAGGCTGGCGGCGCAACCGTTGCAATGGCCGGAGACGGCGTGAATGATGCAGCAGCCCTGGCCCAGGCCGATCTGGGCATAGCCATGGGGTCGGGCACCGACGTGGCCATCGAAGCCGCGGACCTGACCGTGATGGGCAATGACCTGGGACAAGTGGCTCAGGCCATCGAACTGTCCCGCCGAACGCTGGCCACCATCAAAGCCAACCTGTTCTGGGCGTTCTTCTATAACGCAGTCGGTATACCCGTGGCGGCACTGGGGTTGCTGAATCCGATGATCGCCGGCGCAGCCATGGCAGCGAGCTCGGTGCTGGTGGTGGCCAATTCGCTCCGGCTTCGCAGCTTCGGCAAGACCGGCGGCCGGGGCGCTTAG
- a CDS encoding DUF2277 domain-containing protein, with protein sequence MCRNIRTLHNFEPHATSAEVEAAALQYVRKISGSTKPSKANEEAFNRAVHEIAHATQHLLDSLVTHAPAKDREEEAAKARAKAAVRFGAA encoded by the coding sequence ATGTGCCGCAATATCCGGACCCTGCATAACTTTGAGCCCCATGCCACGTCGGCCGAGGTGGAAGCCGCTGCGCTGCAGTACGTGCGCAAGATCAGTGGCAGTACCAAACCGTCGAAAGCCAACGAGGAGGCGTTCAACCGCGCCGTGCACGAGATCGCGCACGCCACCCAGCACCTGCTCGATTCCCTGGTGACACATGCCCCGGCCAAGGACCGGGAAGAGGAAGCCGCCAAGGCCCGTGCCAAGGCGGCCGTCCGCTTCGGCGCCGCCTAA
- a CDS encoding EamA family transporter, whose amino-acid sequence MPAASKRADASFQGAAPRVGAPRRPAAGFLASGLGVALFSSAVFGLSGSFAKALLETGWTPGAAVTARLTGAALILAIPAVPALHGRWRQLRDNWLTILLFGLIGVAACQLFYFNAVERLSVGVALLLEYLAPVIIVLWLWAASRRRPRPLTIAGTLLSLGGLILVLDLTGAVKIDVVGVLWGVAAAVCLAIYFFITAKENDTLPPIVLASGGLMVGAVVMWLAAATGLLPMAFSTADTKLGPWVTPWWVSLGGLIILATVLAYVSGIVAARALGSKVASFVSLTEVLFAVIWAWLLLGELPGPIQLLGGVLIVGGVVLVRVDELRGPRVAPASSGGPGAAPVPAPLDHANDVEPVP is encoded by the coding sequence GTGCCTGCCGCAAGCAAACGCGCCGATGCGTCCTTCCAGGGCGCCGCGCCCAGGGTCGGCGCCCCCCGCCGGCCGGCTGCCGGGTTCCTGGCATCCGGGCTCGGCGTGGCGCTATTCTCTTCAGCCGTCTTCGGCCTTTCCGGATCTTTTGCCAAGGCCCTGCTCGAAACCGGGTGGACTCCGGGTGCGGCCGTGACCGCGCGCCTGACCGGGGCAGCCCTCATCCTCGCGATCCCGGCAGTGCCCGCACTGCACGGCCGCTGGCGCCAGCTGAGGGACAACTGGCTGACCATCCTGCTGTTCGGGCTCATCGGGGTCGCAGCCTGCCAGCTGTTCTACTTCAACGCCGTCGAGCGGCTCTCCGTGGGCGTTGCCCTGCTGCTGGAGTACCTGGCCCCGGTGATCATCGTCCTCTGGCTGTGGGCCGCGAGCCGACGGCGTCCGCGCCCGCTCACCATTGCGGGAACGCTGCTTTCGCTGGGCGGACTCATCCTGGTGCTGGACCTTACCGGTGCCGTGAAGATCGACGTCGTCGGCGTCCTGTGGGGAGTCGCCGCAGCCGTCTGCCTGGCGATCTATTTCTTCATCACTGCAAAGGAAAATGACACCCTCCCGCCGATCGTCCTCGCATCCGGCGGCCTGATGGTGGGCGCCGTGGTGATGTGGCTGGCGGCTGCCACCGGACTTCTGCCGATGGCGTTCAGCACGGCGGACACCAAACTGGGGCCGTGGGTCACACCGTGGTGGGTTTCGCTGGGCGGCCTAATCATCCTTGCCACGGTCCTCGCGTACGTCTCGGGCATCGTTGCCGCGCGGGCGCTCGGTTCAAAGGTTGCATCATTCGTGTCGCTCACCGAGGTGCTTTTCGCCGTCATCTGGGCGTGGCTCCTGCTCGGTGAACTGCCCGGTCCTATCCAGCTCCTCGGCGGTGTGCTGATTGTTGGCGGCGTCGTTCTGGTCCGCGTGGACGAGCTCCGCGGGCCGCGGGTAGCGCCGGCCTCTTCAGGCGGACCCGGTGCAGCGCCGGTGCCGGCGCCGCTGGACCACGCGAACGACGTCGAACCCGTCCCCTAA
- a CDS encoding CGNR zinc finger domain-containing protein, protein MVFAPDTEVALRTVVGLINSAANGEEHLATIADLDRFLLAEGFSGARSRDAAELASVHKLRSQLTELWTMDEDAAVGTVNRLLREANALPQLIKHDEWDWHLHATTREAPLADRMGTEAAMALADVIRSKEMDRMLVCAAEDCDAVVLDLSRNRSKRYCDTGNCANRAHVAAYRARKAAS, encoded by the coding sequence ATGGTTTTTGCCCCTGACACTGAAGTGGCACTTCGCACCGTTGTGGGACTGATCAACAGCGCGGCTAACGGCGAAGAACATCTCGCCACGATCGCGGACCTGGACCGCTTCCTCCTGGCTGAGGGCTTCTCCGGTGCGAGGTCACGGGACGCGGCTGAACTGGCCAGCGTCCATAAGTTGCGGAGCCAGCTCACCGAGCTCTGGACCATGGACGAGGACGCGGCCGTCGGGACGGTGAACCGCCTGCTCCGCGAAGCCAATGCCCTTCCGCAGCTGATCAAGCACGACGAATGGGACTGGCACCTGCACGCCACTACCCGCGAGGCCCCGCTGGCGGACCGGATGGGCACCGAGGCCGCCATGGCGCTGGCGGACGTGATCCGCAGCAAGGAGATGGACCGGATGCTGGTGTGCGCCGCGGAGGATTGCGACGCCGTCGTGCTGGACCTCAGCCGGAACAGGTCCAAGCGGTATTGCGATACCGGAAACTGCGCCAATCGGGCACACGTGGCCGCCTACCGCGCACGGAAAGCCGCGTCCTAG
- a CDS encoding MATE family efflux transporter, translated as MPESRATSRTVPASRNAREILRLAVPAFGALIAEPLFLLADSAIVGHLGVSQLAGVGLASAVLHTAVGLMVFLAYSTTPAVARAIGEGKLPKALAAGRDGVWLALVLGLMLAAAGFAGAEVLVDLMGATGDVRRFAVDYLRWSMPGLVAMLLIFAGTGVLRGLQDTRTPLAVASAGFTLNVLLNLALVYGLGWSVTGSAVGTSIAHWAMALVYLVIVRRNARDHGVSLRPDWRGVRAMTKVGSWLMLRTLSLRIAILATVLVVTAQGPVNLAAHQLAMTIFTFLAFALDALAIAAQALIGKELGAANPAAVRDLTRTMIRWGAWFGVITGVLLAAAAPWAGALFTSDAGVQSALMLALWVLAAGQPVAGYVFVLDGVLIGAGDAKYLAIAGVVNLAVYLPLLAAVRLAHVDGAAGLAWLWVAFSLGYMSARAVTLGLRARTDKWMVLGSNPLRTKLDP; from the coding sequence GTGCCAGAATCACGTGCCACCTCCCGGACTGTTCCCGCCAGCCGAAACGCCCGGGAAATCCTCCGCCTCGCCGTGCCGGCATTCGGCGCCCTCATCGCGGAACCGCTCTTTCTGTTGGCTGACTCGGCCATAGTGGGCCACCTCGGCGTGTCCCAGTTGGCGGGGGTGGGGCTGGCGTCGGCAGTGCTGCATACGGCCGTGGGCCTCATGGTGTTCCTTGCATACTCCACCACCCCTGCAGTTGCCCGGGCCATCGGCGAGGGCAAGCTTCCCAAAGCCCTCGCGGCAGGACGGGACGGTGTCTGGCTGGCGCTTGTCCTGGGCCTAATGCTGGCGGCGGCAGGGTTCGCCGGCGCCGAAGTGCTCGTTGACCTGATGGGCGCTACGGGCGACGTCCGCCGGTTCGCCGTGGACTACCTCCGCTGGTCCATGCCCGGGCTCGTGGCCATGCTGCTGATCTTCGCCGGGACCGGTGTGTTGCGTGGCCTCCAGGACACCCGGACCCCCTTGGCGGTGGCCTCTGCAGGGTTCACCCTGAACGTCCTCCTCAACCTGGCGTTGGTTTACGGCCTGGGCTGGTCCGTGACCGGTTCCGCCGTGGGCACCAGCATTGCCCACTGGGCCATGGCCCTGGTGTACCTGGTGATCGTCCGTCGCAATGCGCGTGATCACGGGGTTTCACTCCGTCCGGACTGGCGGGGCGTGCGTGCCATGACCAAAGTGGGGTCCTGGCTTATGCTTCGGACGCTCAGCCTGAGGATCGCGATCCTCGCGACCGTGCTGGTGGTCACGGCCCAGGGCCCGGTGAACCTGGCCGCCCACCAGTTGGCCATGACCATCTTCACCTTCCTGGCCTTCGCCCTGGATGCCCTGGCCATTGCCGCCCAGGCCCTGATCGGCAAGGAACTGGGAGCGGCAAACCCTGCCGCGGTGCGGGACCTGACCCGGACCATGATCCGCTGGGGTGCTTGGTTCGGGGTGATCACGGGAGTGCTGCTGGCGGCTGCGGCTCCGTGGGCCGGCGCCTTGTTCACGTCCGACGCCGGCGTCCAGTCCGCACTGATGCTCGCCCTGTGGGTGCTCGCCGCCGGACAGCCCGTGGCGGGCTATGTCTTCGTACTGGACGGCGTCCTGATAGGCGCCGGCGACGCGAAATACCTGGCGATTGCCGGCGTCGTGAACCTCGCGGTGTACCTGCCGCTGCTGGCAGCCGTCCGACTCGCCCATGTCGACGGTGCCGCCGGGCTGGCGTGGCTGTGGGTGGCCTTTTCGCTGGGTTACATGTCCGCCCGGGCGGTAACGCTGGGACTACGGGCAAGGACTGACAAGTGGATGGTTCTCGGGTCGAATCCGCTGCGCACTAAACTGGATCCGTGA
- a CDS encoding DoxX family protein has product MTQSTLTTTALTILRVIAGFLFAAHGWQKFNEWTIAGTQVSFAKMGVPAAELAAPAVATLELVGGIALVLGVLTRVFAALLAVDMLGALFLVHASAGVFAATGGYELVLLLAAGALAIALTGAGRLAVDQALFGRSNSKLRILA; this is encoded by the coding sequence ATGACCCAGTCCACACTGACCACCACAGCACTCACTATCCTGCGCGTCATAGCGGGCTTCCTGTTCGCAGCCCACGGCTGGCAGAAGTTCAACGAATGGACCATCGCCGGCACCCAGGTCTCGTTCGCCAAGATGGGCGTGCCGGCCGCTGAGCTGGCAGCCCCTGCCGTGGCCACTCTCGAGCTTGTGGGTGGAATCGCGCTGGTCCTGGGCGTACTGACCCGCGTTTTCGCAGCCCTTCTCGCTGTGGACATGCTCGGCGCCCTGTTTCTTGTGCACGCCTCCGCCGGTGTCTTCGCCGCAACGGGCGGTTATGAACTGGTGCTGCTGCTTGCAGCCGGAGCGCTGGCCATTGCCCTCACCGGCGCCGGCAGGCTGGCCGTCGACCAGGCACTGTTCGGCCGCAGCAACTCGAAGCTCCGCATCCTCGCGTAA